A region of Leptolyngbya sp. FACHB-261 DNA encodes the following proteins:
- a CDS encoding helix-turn-helix domain-containing protein yields the protein MQTQNFQQPEAVNNHLGEIEAWLECDQHYSAVECPINEVLSLISHKWMVQIIYYLHKQEVVRFGQLHRLVTPITQKELTKRLRELEKAGLLNRTIYAEVPPRVEYHLTELGKTLIQPIATLSAWAEQNYHVLKSQQQHD from the coding sequence GTGCAAACGCAGAACTTCCAGCAGCCAGAAGCCGTAAACAATCATTTAGGAGAAATAGAGGCATGGCTTGAGTGTGACCAGCATTACTCAGCCGTGGAATGTCCGATCAACGAGGTACTCAGCTTAATCTCGCATAAGTGGATGGTGCAAATTATTTACTACTTACACAAGCAAGAAGTGGTGCGTTTTGGTCAGCTTCATCGTCTTGTGACACCAATTACCCAAAAGGAGTTGACGAAGAGGCTACGGGAACTGGAAAAAGCAGGACTGCTCAACCGCACTATCTATGCAGAAGTTCCGCCCCGCGTCGAGTATCACCTAACTGAGCTTGGCAAGACTTTGATACAACCGATTGCTACTCTATCTGCATGGGCAGAGCAAAACTATCATGTACTCAAGTCTCAGCAGCAGCATGATTAA
- a CDS encoding RidA family protein translates to MAQSTKKEVFYHGKDFTKAFGYAQAVTVGNMLYISGTVSIDDEGKLVAAGDMRGQMSRIYEDLQRTLEAHGATFSDVVKEAIFTTDMDRFTEEAMPIRAKFYEGHTLPASSAWLQVSRLAFPEFLVEIEAIAVLP, encoded by the coding sequence ATGGCACAATCAACTAAGAAAGAAGTTTTCTATCATGGCAAAGATTTTACAAAAGCCTTTGGTTACGCTCAGGCGGTGACAGTTGGTAACATGCTTTACATCTCTGGCACAGTTAGCATTGATGATGAGGGCAAGCTAGTTGCGGCTGGAGATATGCGTGGGCAAATGAGCCGGATCTACGAGGATCTGCAACGCACATTGGAAGCACATGGTGCAACGTTCAGCGATGTCGTCAAGGAGGCAATATTCACAACAGATATGGACAGGTTCACGGAAGAAGCAATGCCTATTCGTGCAAAATTCTATGAGGGGCATACTCTACCTGCTTCATCTGCTTGGCTGCAAGTGTCGAGGTTAGCGTTCCCAGAATTTCTGGTTGAGATCGAAGCTATTGCTGTGTTGCCGTAG
- a CDS encoding transglutaminase family protein has product MEEYLRANDVINWQHPEIVELAKQIALGHKTSTAIAKACFEWVRDEVRHSFDYQMNPVTCRASDVLRYKTGYCYAKSHLLAALLRANQIPAGFCYQRLSIDDKGAPYSLHGFNAVYLPEIGWYRVDARGNKEGVNAQFYPLRNS; this is encoded by the coding sequence ATGGAAGAATACTTAAGGGCTAATGACGTTATTAATTGGCAACATCCCGAAATTGTCGAACTTGCCAAACAAATTGCATTAGGTCATAAAACATCAACAGCAATCGCAAAAGCGTGCTTTGAATGGGTGCGAGATGAAGTTCGTCACAGCTTTGATTACCAGATGAACCCTGTGACTTGTCGCGCTTCCGATGTTCTTAGATACAAAACAGGTTATTGCTACGCAAAGAGCCATTTGCTGGCAGCATTACTACGGGCAAACCAGATCCCCGCAGGGTTTTGTTATCAGCGATTGAGTATTGATGATAAAGGTGCCCCATACAGCCTGCATGGTTTCAATGCAGTTTATTTACCTGAAATTGGCTGGTATCGCGTTGATGCAAGGGGGAATAAAGAAGGAGTGAACGCTCAGTTTTATCCCCTCAGGAACAGCTAG
- a CDS encoding glutathione S-transferase family protein, translated as MKLYEFGPNRSIRVRWMLQELGVDFESIPVNLMAGEHRRPEFLKINPAGKIPVLVDGDFVLTESVAIVLYLAEKYPDKGLMPTDPIQRAQVSRWLLFTATELEQPLWRIARHTTLYPEDQRLPDDIRLASQDFKTMADVLEKHMQQRQFVVADRVTVADFVVAYTLDWANEAKLLDGCPQLLAYMKQMYARPHAASRIAQAFASVKA; from the coding sequence ATGAAGCTATACGAGTTCGGCCCAAACCGATCGATTCGTGTGCGTTGGATGCTCCAGGAGTTGGGTGTGGACTTCGAGTCCATTCCCGTCAATCTCATGGCTGGCGAACACCGACGCCCCGAGTTCCTCAAGATTAATCCTGCTGGCAAGATTCCTGTGCTCGTCGATGGCGACTTTGTTCTTACCGAATCCGTTGCGATCGTGCTCTACCTGGCCGAGAAGTACCCCGACAAGGGTCTGATGCCCACAGACCCCATACAGCGGGCGCAGGTCAGCCGATGGCTCCTGTTTACAGCGACCGAGTTAGAGCAGCCTCTGTGGCGCATCGCTCGTCACACGACGCTGTATCCGGAGGACCAGCGCCTGCCCGATGATATTCGCCTCGCCAGCCAAGATTTTAAGACCATGGCAGACGTGCTGGAGAAACATATGCAACAGCGGCAGTTCGTCGTGGCTGACAGGGTAACGGTCGCCGATTTTGTAGTAGCCTACACGCTCGACTGGGCTAACGAGGCAAAGCTGCTGGACGGTTGCCCACAGCTGCTGGCCTATATGAAGCAGATGTATGCTCGCCCACATGCGGCTTCACGTATCGCTCAAGCGTTCGCCAGCGTCAAGGCTTGA
- a CDS encoding class I SAM-dependent methyltransferase, with translation MSKIEKKYHWMLDEVKSAGRENLDPDHASQYDFKEDASVMEELALMKKLGLNGQSEVVDIGAGTGQFTLAAASVCGRVVAVDVSPVMLDVLKAKVSASRLPNVEIVQSGFLTYEHQGRQADFVYSRYALHHLPDFWKALALQRLRQMVRMGGVLRLWDVVYNFDPSEAKDRLDAWCSTLNADPEDGWTRADLEEHIRDEHSTFTWLLEPMIERSRFHIEDVVYSPDGIFARYVARAV, from the coding sequence ATGAGTAAAATCGAGAAAAAATACCATTGGATGCTAGACGAAGTGAAGAGCGCGGGCAGAGAAAATCTTGATCCCGACCACGCGTCTCAATACGACTTTAAGGAAGATGCTAGCGTCATGGAAGAACTAGCACTTATGAAAAAGCTCGGACTTAACGGGCAATCAGAAGTGGTGGACATCGGCGCAGGCACCGGACAGTTCACCCTTGCTGCTGCCTCAGTTTGTGGCCGAGTGGTTGCAGTTGACGTTTCGCCTGTAATGCTGGACGTGCTGAAGGCGAAGGTGAGCGCGTCTCGCCTACCGAATGTTGAGATTGTCCAGTCTGGCTTCCTCACTTATGAGCACCAAGGGAGACAAGCTGACTTCGTCTATTCTCGCTATGCACTCCATCATCTTCCTGATTTCTGGAAGGCGTTGGCTCTTCAACGACTTCGACAGATGGTTCGGATGGGAGGGGTGCTTCGGCTGTGGGATGTCGTTTACAACTTCGACCCGTCAGAAGCAAAGGATCGCCTTGATGCCTGGTGTTCTACGCTCAACGCTGATCCAGAAGATGGCTGGACTCGGGCTGATCTTGAAGAGCACATCCGTGATGAGCATTCAACCTTTACTTGGCTTCTAGAGCCAATGATAGAGCGCAGCCGTTTCCATATTGAGGATGTTGTCTATTCACCAGACGGCATCTTTGCCAGATATGTTGCTCGTGCGGTCTGA
- a CDS encoding VOC family protein encodes MKFGYTIVYVSSVADALAFYKDAFGFETRFLHESGQYGELNTGATILAFASHEMGEMNLDGCYQKTDLNATPLGIELVFVADDVAAYAKAVAAGAVAIKEPITKPWGQVVAYVRSKEGSLIELCSPISI; translated from the coding sequence ATGAAATTTGGCTACACTATTGTTTACGTATCATCGGTTGCGGATGCACTGGCCTTTTACAAAGATGCATTCGGCTTTGAAACACGCTTTTTGCATGAGTCTGGTCAGTATGGTGAGCTGAACACAGGCGCAACGATACTTGCCTTTGCCTCACATGAGATGGGGGAGATGAATCTCGACGGCTGTTATCAGAAAACCGATCTCAATGCTACGCCCCTTGGCATTGAGCTAGTATTCGTCGCTGATGACGTAGCAGCCTATGCCAAGGCAGTTGCCGCTGGCGCAGTTGCCATTAAAGAACCGATCACCAAGCCTTGGGGTCAAGTGGTTGCATATGTACGTTCTAAAGAAGGGTCGTTAATTGAGCTCTGTTCCCCAATCAGCATCTAA
- a CDS encoding alpha/beta hydrolase yields MLWLVAPLGVLIGVVGFGAIYQALATHHDRQRFLPAGKLIEINGNNWHYQIMGEGYPTVILDSGAGGTHLDWQLVQPEVAKFTRVLAYDRAGYGWSDLSSESRTAEQAVSELRQLLREVEIKPPYVLVGMSFSGLFSRLFAYHYPEEVAGMVLVDVAHEKMYEDSPAEWVELNKRLESLLVHVLPMMGRIGLLRLLVTFDSLPMAAGLFQKFSPAMRPLAKALYSQTQFGKTFAQESAVVSASMNQVEQARKVKPFPDIPLIVLSSGKPGFDITQEVREKLKELHVDLANESPQGVHIVAHESGHVIQLDDPALVIDAIRQVVEKVR; encoded by the coding sequence ATGCTATGGCTTGTTGCGCCCCTTGGGGTATTAATCGGAGTAGTCGGGTTTGGAGCAATTTATCAAGCCCTTGCTACACATCACGATCGCCAAAGATTTCTGCCAGCTGGAAAATTGATTGAGATCAATGGTAATAATTGGCACTATCAAATTATGGGTGAAGGTTACCCGACAGTCATTTTGGATAGTGGAGCCGGAGGCACTCATCTAGATTGGCAGCTCGTGCAGCCTGAAGTTGCCAAATTTACGAGGGTTTTGGCCTATGATAGAGCAGGCTATGGCTGGAGTGATTTAAGTTCAGAATCACGCACGGCTGAGCAAGCCGTTAGTGAATTGCGGCAACTTTTGAGAGAGGTTGAAATTAAACCGCCTTACGTTTTAGTGGGAATGTCTTTCAGCGGTTTATTCAGTCGCTTATTTGCCTATCACTATCCAGAAGAAGTGGCTGGGATGGTTTTAGTCGATGTAGCTCATGAGAAAATGTATGAGGACTCACCAGCCGAATGGGTTGAATTAAACAAACGGCTTGAAAGTCTGCTAGTTCATGTGCTGCCAATGATGGGGCGCATCGGGCTGCTTCGTTTGCTCGTCACTTTTGATTCCTTGCCTATGGCAGCTGGTTTATTCCAAAAATTTTCACCTGCAATGCGTCCTCTTGCTAAAGCACTTTATTCTCAAACTCAGTTTGGGAAAACCTTTGCTCAAGAATCGGCTGTGGTATCAGCTAGCATGAATCAAGTTGAGCAGGCACGTAAGGTAAAGCCATTCCCTGACATTCCTCTCATTGTTTTGTCTTCTGGAAAACCAGGCTTTGACATAACCCAAGAGGTGCGTGAGAAACTGAAAGAATTACATGTGGATTTAGCTAATGAATCGCCTCAAGGTGTTCACATTGTTGCTCATGAAAGCGGGCATGTAATCCAACTAGATGATCCAGCATTGGTCATTGATGCAATTCGTCAAGTTGTTGAAAAAGTGCGTTAA
- a CDS encoding alpha/beta fold hydrolase yields the protein MSRTEQLQDQYVKVGSVNTRYWQAGDSGKTVILLHGGGGYIELWKHNIFELAKHHRVYAFDMVGAGRSDKPDADYTFDFMAQFTRDFMKALEISKASLIGASAGGGVALTFAMDFPELVDRLILVGSAGLGKEISFLLRITTLPGLGRLFSSPSKTGMALLCKRAVYDSQLITDEIVEEFYQMATLPGAAKAILNVGRSNFNIWGQFYQPIAKRLQTITTPTLIIWGRQDPMVPVSHAQNAARLIPNAQLEIFEECGHWSSIEHPQKFNQLVLEFLS from the coding sequence ATGAGTAGAACTGAGCAGTTACAAGATCAATATGTCAAAGTCGGTTCAGTTAATACCCGATATTGGCAAGCCGGTGATTCAGGAAAAACAGTCATCTTGCTTCATGGTGGTGGTGGTTATATTGAGTTATGGAAGCACAATATCTTTGAATTAGCCAAGCATCATCGTGTTTATGCATTTGATATGGTGGGTGCGGGTCGATCCGATAAACCAGATGCTGATTACACCTTTGATTTCATGGCTCAGTTCACGCGAGATTTCATGAAGGCTTTAGAGATATCTAAAGCGAGTTTGATTGGGGCTTCTGCCGGTGGTGGAGTAGCGCTCACCTTTGCAATGGATTTTCCAGAGTTAGTAGATCGACTGATTCTAGTCGGCAGTGCTGGTTTAGGCAAAGAAATCAGCTTTTTGCTGCGGATCACAACGCTGCCGGGTTTAGGTAGATTATTTAGTTCGCCAAGCAAAACAGGTATGGCACTGTTGTGTAAACGGGCAGTCTATGACTCACAACTCATTACCGATGAAATTGTCGAGGAGTTTTATCAAATGGCGACGCTTCCTGGTGCGGCAAAAGCAATATTAAACGTTGGCCGTTCAAACTTCAACATTTGGGGGCAGTTTTATCAGCCGATTGCTAAGAGATTGCAGACAATTACCACACCCACCCTAATCATCTGGGGTAGACAAGATCCAATGGTTCCCGTAAGTCATGCTCAGAATGCTGCCAGGCTTATTCCAAATGCTCAATTGGAAATTTTTGAGGAGTGTGGGCATTGGAGTTCGATCGAGCATCCACAAAAATTTAACCAGCTAGTTTTAGAGTTTTTGTCCTGA
- a CDS encoding SDR family NAD(P)-dependent oxidoreductase: MANTKQEFETQGLSVESVVLDVRNQADCQRFVATALEIHGTLDVMICNAGTDIIKPAEQYGENEWDRILDINLRGYYFCAQFSAQHMLKTGSGSIIMTSSIAGSAGIPGLTPYAASKGGINQLVRTMAVEWAQRGIRVNAIAPGYIENIMANVKFDENDPYQKRAVTFTPMGRRGAVHEFLGAYLFLASEASSYITGEILYVDGGYHAA; the protein is encoded by the coding sequence CTGGCAAACACCAAGCAAGAGTTTGAGACACAGGGGCTATCGGTTGAGTCAGTGGTTCTAGATGTGCGAAATCAGGCCGACTGTCAACGCTTCGTAGCAACTGCTCTTGAGATACACGGAACCTTAGATGTCATGATCTGCAATGCTGGGACTGACATCATTAAACCTGCCGAACAATATGGAGAAAATGAGTGGGACAGAATTCTCGATATTAACCTGAGGGGTTACTACTTCTGCGCTCAATTTTCAGCACAGCACATGCTCAAAACGGGAAGTGGCAGCATTATTATGACTTCCTCGATTGCGGGAAGTGCAGGAATTCCCGGACTTACCCCATACGCCGCCTCAAAAGGTGGAATTAATCAGCTAGTCCGCACAATGGCTGTAGAGTGGGCCCAGCGAGGGATTCGAGTCAATGCAATCGCTCCCGGCTACATCGAGAACATCATGGCAAATGTCAAATTTGATGAGAATGATCCCTATCAAAAGCGCGCAGTGACCTTCACGCCGATGGGACGACGAGGAGCGGTTCATGAATTTCTGGGCGCATATTTGTTTTTGGCAAGTGAAGCATCTTCTTACATTACAGGTGAGATTCTATACGTTGATGGTGGCTATCATGCTGCCTAG
- a CDS encoding cysteine hydrolase family protein, with translation MEKAFGLEIPENLEDACELNRTALVVYDMQIGIFTQLSNGDTIKIKVVEVLKAAREVGLRVFFMRHMSLPKELSGVFQLKTAKAWQRVTSVTDVNPWFLPDAPGFQLIPEVTPLPSEAIFDKITMSAFESTPLNIALRDCGIQTVIVVGVATEIGIEPTIRHGADLGYIPVMVTDACGAGDEEAGQRAVASLKFMGDAFFTNVEEICSILRKKAGSQSL, from the coding sequence ATGGAAAAGGCCTTTGGGTTAGAGATTCCTGAAAACTTAGAAGATGCCTGTGAACTTAATCGGACAGCTCTGGTTGTTTACGATATGCAAATCGGCATTTTTACCCAGTTAAGTAATGGAGATACAATTAAGATAAAGGTTGTAGAGGTTCTGAAAGCAGCGCGAGAAGTTGGCTTACGCGTATTTTTTATGCGCCATATGTCACTGCCCAAAGAGCTATCGGGTGTCTTTCAACTTAAGACGGCGAAGGCATGGCAGAGAGTGACTTCCGTCACTGATGTTAATCCTTGGTTCCTACCTGACGCACCAGGTTTTCAATTAATCCCTGAAGTAACACCACTGCCCTCTGAGGCAATTTTTGACAAAATCACGATGTCTGCCTTTGAGAGTACTCCTCTTAATATTGCTTTGCGCGACTGTGGGATTCAAACCGTCATCGTTGTAGGTGTGGCGACTGAAATTGGAATTGAGCCAACAATTCGCCATGGGGCCGATCTCGGATACATCCCCGTTATGGTTACTGATGCCTGTGGCGCAGGAGATGAAGAAGCGGGCCAGCGCGCAGTTGCCAGCCTTAAGTTCATGGGAGATGCCTTCTTCACGAATGTAGAGGAGATATGCTCAATCCTCCGCAAGAAGGCTGGAAGCCAGAGTTTATAA
- a CDS encoding VOC family protein → MFKRIAETMHFVPDRLAATKWYSNLFGVEITFLKNPEHFFIKVGDQEVWFSQADSKVPSGAAGHVAYWQVDDFDAMLERATQLGAKLYRGPLDRQNESYMCQVKDPYGNLMGLISPKKQAQEEMSGE, encoded by the coding sequence ATGTTTAAGCGTATTGCTGAAACCATGCACTTTGTTCCTGATCGGCTTGCTGCCACAAAGTGGTACTCCAACTTGTTTGGTGTTGAGATTACCTTCTTGAAGAACCCGGAACACTTCTTTATTAAAGTTGGCGACCAAGAAGTCTGGTTTAGTCAAGCAGATAGCAAAGTCCCATCAGGAGCAGCAGGGCACGTGGCTTACTGGCAAGTTGATGATTTCGATGCAATGCTTGAGCGAGCAACGCAATTGGGTGCAAAGCTGTATCGAGGACCATTGGATCGGCAGAATGAAAGTTACATGTGTCAAGTAAAAGATCCCTATGGCAACTTAATGGGTTTAATTAGTCCAAAGAAGCAAGCGCAAGAAGAAATGAGTGGAGAATAG
- a CDS encoding phosphotransferase enzyme family protein: MSKILEERLQQAMDDDPEEQRWSRWLYGTDHPPTIAQAVEQFCQSHLNSSVASCEFFVQSVSSSLGLTLDNGERVVIKVRSPGNISLDALQAIGYIQHQLALQGFPCPKVRVQPNLLLERFASIEELMDIGEHQDAHHPNVCKTVAEGLADLLQKLQPFANVPALPSTQIMKGQLWWKAHIPIFADFACIEGAKWIDEIATSAKAILDESSSSLILGHADWSAQNMLFSGNRISVVYDWDSLRLETEPFLVGAAAATFPCNHLIGVVMPPTLEETQHFVQEYEAVRSHPFSKSERLTVFAAASYLMAYIARCEHYSDPQGKNYNGSFRQILQQHSRAYTNLGLD, translated from the coding sequence ATGAGCAAAATACTTGAAGAGCGGCTTCAACAGGCCATGGATGATGATCCAGAAGAACAGAGGTGGTCGCGCTGGCTCTACGGCACAGATCATCCACCCACAATTGCTCAAGCTGTAGAGCAGTTTTGTCAATCTCATCTAAACTCTAGTGTTGCTAGCTGTGAGTTCTTTGTCCAGAGTGTTAGCTCGTCCTTGGGCCTCACTCTAGACAATGGTGAGCGCGTTGTCATCAAAGTTCGCAGTCCTGGTAACATCTCCTTGGATGCCTTACAAGCTATAGGTTACATTCAGCACCAACTAGCATTACAAGGCTTTCCCTGCCCAAAAGTACGGGTTCAACCAAATCTTCTGCTCGAACGCTTTGCCTCCATTGAAGAGTTAATGGATATCGGAGAACATCAAGACGCCCACCATCCCAACGTATGCAAAACTGTTGCAGAAGGTTTGGCAGACTTGCTCCAAAAACTTCAGCCATTTGCCAACGTTCCAGCACTGCCTTCAACTCAAATCATGAAAGGGCAACTCTGGTGGAAAGCCCACATTCCTATATTTGCAGATTTCGCCTGTATTGAAGGAGCTAAATGGATTGATGAGATTGCCACTTCTGCAAAAGCCATCTTGGACGAGTCTTCCAGCTCACTAATTCTGGGGCATGCGGATTGGTCCGCTCAGAATATGCTGTTTAGTGGCAACCGTATCAGTGTTGTTTACGATTGGGACAGCCTGCGACTAGAGACAGAACCATTTTTAGTCGGGGCTGCTGCTGCTACCTTTCCCTGCAACCACCTCATTGGCGTCGTGATGCCGCCTACATTGGAGGAGACACAACACTTCGTTCAAGAATATGAAGCAGTTAGAAGCCACCCATTTTCTAAGTCTGAACGGCTAACTGTGTTTGCTGCAGCGTCATACTTGATGGCTTATATTGCGCGTTGCGAGCATTATTCTGATCCTCAAGGTAAGAATTATAACGGCAGCTTTCGACAAATCTTGCAGCAACACTCAAGGGCTTATACAAATCTCGGTCTGGATTGA
- a CDS encoding AAA family ATPase — MIIWLNGAFGVGKTQTAFELHSRITDSFVFDPEQLGFALRRVVPPSMHRDFQDYPVWREFTYQGLRYVAENFTGTIIVPMTVVEPLYYDQTVGMLLGEGLQVHHFTLLASRATILRRLQRRGDGKNAWNTRQLDRCLKSLSDEKFAVHIDTEAKAIETVAEEIAHHVGLDLKPPAWHPLLRPLKRLIVQMGHVRL; from the coding sequence ATGATCATTTGGTTGAATGGAGCTTTTGGTGTCGGCAAAACTCAAACCGCCTTTGAGCTACACAGTCGAATCACTGACAGTTTTGTATTCGATCCTGAACAGCTTGGCTTTGCACTTCGTAGAGTTGTTCCGCCATCTATGCATAGAGACTTCCAGGATTATCCAGTGTGGCGTGAGTTTACTTACCAGGGGTTACGGTATGTGGCAGAAAACTTTACAGGAACAATCATTGTCCCAATGACTGTAGTTGAGCCGCTCTACTACGACCAGACTGTAGGAATGTTACTTGGAGAGGGTTTGCAAGTTCATCATTTCACTTTACTCGCTTCCCGCGCTACGATTTTGCGTCGCTTGCAGCGACGTGGTGATGGCAAAAACGCGTGGAACACCCGCCAACTTGATCGGTGCTTAAAATCTCTGTCCGACGAGAAATTTGCTGTTCATATCGACACGGAAGCTAAAGCAATTGAAACCGTTGCAGAGGAAATTGCTCATCATGTAGGACTCGATCTCAAACCTCCAGCTTGGCATCCACTGCTACGCCCTCTAAAACGGCTGATTGTGCAGATGGGCCACGTTCGGCTCTAG
- a CDS encoding P-loop NTPase fold protein, translating to MARIVNQQSPSFVVAISGPSGSGKTSLVQKVTSLLKDAVSFYFDDYASVSKYPSNFSEWIREGADPNQWETPQLLEDLQALRHGKSIFLPDNKGLIKTASFIVMEEPFGRERAKMNELIDFVACISLPLEVALARRLLRDIEWCLNERNQEYLTAYLKEYLTGYLNGSTREMYLEVNARVLKNCDLVLNGVKSLDELANEIVSAIKTRVGSA from the coding sequence ATGGCTAGGATAGTTAACCAACAATCTCCAAGTTTTGTAGTTGCTATAAGTGGACCCTCTGGATCAGGAAAAACTTCTCTAGTTCAAAAAGTAACTAGCCTGCTAAAGGATGCCGTATCTTTCTATTTCGATGACTACGCCTCCGTATCAAAATATCCCTCAAACTTCTCTGAGTGGATTAGGGAGGGAGCCGATCCTAATCAATGGGAAACCCCACAACTTCTTGAAGACTTGCAGGCATTACGGCATGGAAAATCCATTTTTCTACCCGATAATAAAGGGCTGATCAAGACAGCCAGCTTCATCGTTATGGAGGAACCGTTTGGCAGAGAACGTGCCAAGATGAATGAGCTTATTGATTTTGTAGCATGTATTAGCCTTCCACTGGAAGTTGCTTTGGCGCGTCGGTTACTTCGGGATATTGAATGGTGTCTCAATGAAAGAAATCAAGAATACCTGACAGCCTATCTCAAAGAATACCTGACAGGATATCTCAATGGTTCCACCCGAGAAATGTATCTTGAGGTAAACGCAAGAGTTTTGAAGAATTGTGATTTGGTTCTAAATGGGGTCAAATCCTTGGATGAATTGGCGAATGAGATAGTGTCCGCGATCAAAACAAGGGTGGGGTCTGCCTAA
- a CDS encoding MOSC domain-containing protein — MHGVVIAVSRSATHAFAKPNQESIQLLAGLGVEGDAHLGEMVKHRSRVAVDPTQPNLRQVHFIHAELHEELQANGFVVSAGQMGENITTRGVDLLSLPTGAKLHLGDTAVVELTGLRNPCVQLNQLQPGLMAAVLGRDEQGKVIRKAGVMGIVLVGGEVRPGNAIEVKLPPAPHKPLDRV; from the coding sequence ATGCACGGCGTAGTAATAGCGGTTAGCCGAAGTGCAACACATGCATTCGCTAAACCGAACCAAGAAAGCATCCAACTTCTGGCTGGGCTTGGGGTGGAAGGTGATGCCCACCTGGGCGAAATGGTCAAGCATCGATCCCGAGTCGCTGTTGACCCAACTCAGCCCAATTTGCGTCAAGTGCATTTTATTCACGCTGAACTACATGAGGAATTGCAAGCCAATGGCTTCGTCGTATCAGCTGGACAAATGGGTGAAAATATCACAACACGTGGAGTCGATCTGCTCAGTCTACCAACTGGCGCAAAGCTGCATTTAGGCGACACAGCAGTAGTTGAATTGACTGGTCTGCGCAATCCCTGTGTGCAATTGAATCAACTTCAACCAGGACTCATGGCAGCGGTGCTAGGACGTGATGAGCAGGGTAAAGTCATTCGCAAGGCTGGCGTTATGGGCATCGTTTTGGTAGGGGGCGAGGTGCGCCCTGGCAACGCAATTGAAGTGAAACTACCACCAGCACCCCACAAACCTCTTGATCGGGTTTGA
- a CDS encoding TfoX/Sxy family protein, whose translation MASDLDFVEYVRDQINETGQISFKKMFGEYTIYYGEKVIALICNNQLFIKPTAGGRTMIGPVVEAPPYPGAKPYFLIEEQLTINSGCQSSFN comes from the coding sequence ATGGCTTCAGACTTAGACTTTGTTGAATATGTCCGTGATCAAATAAACGAAACGGGGCAAATCTCTTTCAAAAAAATGTTTGGCGAATATACAATCTACTATGGAGAGAAGGTTATCGCACTTATTTGTAATAACCAACTATTTATAAAGCCAACTGCTGGTGGGCGAACAATGATTGGCCCTGTTGTAGAAGCGCCCCCCTACCCAGGTGCCAAGCCATACTTCTTAATTGAAGAACAGCTGACAATCAACAGTGGATGTCAAAGCTCGTTCAATTGA
- a CDS encoding cytochrome b/b6 domain-containing protein has protein sequence MPQSSPYQPALLRILHNTAAVLTVSALISGFWVYNTYDKRWGSVVLPTLGDIQGIHGTIALTFLLLLPAFALYSFHLGHSRLVQEQSFSQLQQLGKPVWWISIHRFANTLMLLAATFAVVTGRMMKEEWLPAGEINRQWYLAHLVAWVCVLISLALHLLLGAKVGGIPLLVSMFNWKMRDEDTPRSWLQGIRIKHSSLILKAIEGVVIGGIIMAFILPVFNS, from the coding sequence ATGCCGCAGTCTAGCCCATATCAACCTGCTCTACTACGAATATTGCATAATACTGCAGCGGTCTTAACCGTTTCAGCCTTGATTTCAGGTTTTTGGGTTTACAACACTTATGACAAACGTTGGGGTAGTGTTGTTCTGCCCACGCTAGGAGATATTCAAGGTATTCATGGCACAATTGCTCTGACATTCCTATTGCTTTTACCAGCCTTTGCTTTATATAGCTTTCACCTTGGCCATAGTCGTTTAGTACAAGAGCAATCCTTCAGTCAATTGCAACAGCTTGGCAAACCAGTTTGGTGGATATCAATACACCGCTTTGCAAATACATTGATGCTGCTTGCAGCAACATTTGCCGTGGTGACTGGTCGCATGATGAAAGAAGAATGGCTTCCTGCTGGAGAAATTAATCGTCAATGGTATCTAGCCCATTTAGTGGCGTGGGTGTGTGTGCTCATTAGTCTCGCATTACATCTACTGCTGGGGGCCAAAGTTGGCGGAATTCCACTGCTAGTATCGATGTTTAATTGGAAAATGCGTGATGAAGATACCCCACGTTCTTGGCTTCAAGGGATCAGAATTAAACACTCTAGTTTGATCTTGAAGGCTATTGAAGGCGTTGTGATTGGAGGCATTATTATGGCATTCATTCTGCCAGTTTTTAACTCCTAA